A genomic window from Flavobacterium azooxidireducens includes:
- a CDS encoding GntR family transcriptional regulator encodes MKLIVVDTQSGIPKYKQIIQSIEIAIAENRLQKGDKLPSVNKVSLEFSISRDTVLLAYDELKKRGIVFAILGKGYYVKSVEFSFEQRYFVLFDELNAFKEDLYTSFLETIDNRAQVDIYFHHFNLVMFRKLINESNGNYSKYIIMPTNLKGAASIIKTLPKSDVYILDQTNEELSDYPSVHQNFVKDMYSLLLEGKSKIDLYEQMILIFPGQKEPLGMVEGFEKFCSDYHFLHQVISHFESHFMKKGTVFVIPNDRQLVEVIEYAKAQNFRLGLDYGIISYNDTPLKKVVENGITTISTDFKNMGKSLAEMILTNQKFQLENECKLIVRKSL; translated from the coding sequence ATGAAATTGATTGTTGTTGACACTCAGTCGGGAATTCCGAAATACAAACAAATAATTCAATCTATAGAAATTGCCATTGCGGAGAATCGACTGCAAAAAGGCGACAAACTTCCGTCTGTTAATAAAGTAAGTTTAGAATTTTCGATTTCGAGGGATACTGTTTTGTTGGCTTATGATGAGTTGAAAAAGCGAGGCATTGTGTTTGCCATTTTAGGAAAAGGTTATTACGTAAAAAGTGTTGAATTTAGTTTTGAGCAACGTTATTTTGTGTTGTTTGATGAATTAAATGCCTTTAAGGAAGATTTGTATACTTCTTTTTTGGAAACGATTGACAATAGGGCACAAGTGGATATTTATTTTCATCATTTTAATTTGGTGATGTTTCGAAAATTAATCAATGAAAGTAACGGCAATTATTCTAAATACATTATTATGCCAACCAATTTGAAAGGAGCGGCTTCCATTATTAAAACATTGCCCAAAAGTGATGTTTATATTTTGGATCAAACCAATGAAGAATTGAGTGATTATCCTTCGGTGCATCAAAATTTTGTGAAAGATATGTATTCTTTATTGTTGGAAGGAAAGTCAAAAATTGATCTGTATGAACAAATGATTTTAATTTTTCCCGGTCAAAAGGAACCGCTTGGCATGGTGGAAGGTTTTGAAAAATTTTGTTCTGATTATCACTTTTTACATCAGGTTATCTCGCATTTTGAATCACATTTTATGAAAAAAGGAACAGTTTTTGTAATTCCAAATGATCGACAATTAGTGGAAGTAATTGAATATGCTAAGGCACAAAATTTTAGATTAGGGCTTGATTACGGGATCATTTCGTATAACGATACTCCTTTAAAAAAAGTGGTTGAAAACGGCATTACGACCATTTCTACCGATTTTAAAAACATGGGAAAATCGTTGGCTGAAATGATTCTTACAAATCAAAAATTTCAACTTGAAAATGAGTGTAAATTAATCGTAAGAAAATCACTTTAA
- a CDS encoding aldose epimerase family protein — protein MIEKKHISQLDYPEKTKSFGMTSDGREVFCYTLTNKKGMELAVMDYGATITSIKVPTINHNKIDVVLGFDNVEDYIKSYNLPSAPYFGCVVGRVAGRINKGSFLLNDKEIFLTKNHGNHQLHGGKEGFGQKMWKMKKRTNGDFPSITFEYASQNGEENFPGVLVVEVTYMLTESNQVIVEYNAFSTEDTIVNLTQHSYFNLEGHQHNISNQTLFVNSSKMLETDEENIPTGLVLNVANCPFDFSEEKKCPKSIDNTFVLNEKNRIAASLYSKQNQLKMSVFTNQPSVHIYVGGNCFGLLKGKENADYHTHSGICFETQHHPDSPNHAHFPSIVLKKGEQYYHQTIFAFENI, from the coding sequence ATGATAGAAAAAAAACATATTTCTCAATTAGACTATCCTGAAAAAACGAAATCATTCGGAATGACTTCAGATGGGAGAGAAGTTTTTTGTTATACCTTAACCAATAAAAAAGGAATGGAATTGGCTGTAATGGACTATGGTGCAACCATAACTTCCATAAAAGTCCCAACAATAAACCACAATAAAATAGATGTTGTTTTGGGTTTTGATAACGTAGAAGACTACATCAAATCATATAATTTACCAAGTGCTCCTTACTTTGGTTGCGTTGTTGGGAGAGTAGCAGGAAGGATAAATAAAGGATCTTTTTTGTTGAATGATAAAGAAATTTTCCTGACCAAAAACCATGGAAATCATCAATTACATGGTGGAAAAGAAGGGTTCGGACAAAAAATGTGGAAGATGAAAAAACGCACCAATGGCGATTTCCCTTCCATTACGTTTGAATATGCAAGCCAAAATGGAGAAGAAAATTTTCCAGGCGTATTGGTCGTTGAAGTAACCTACATGCTCACAGAATCCAACCAAGTAATTGTGGAATACAACGCATTCAGTACAGAGGACACCATTGTAAACCTAACGCAACACAGTTATTTCAATTTAGAAGGACATCAGCACAACATCAGCAATCAAACCTTGTTTGTTAATTCCTCCAAAATGTTGGAAACCGATGAAGAAAACATTCCAACCGGATTAGTTTTAAATGTAGCCAATTGCCCTTTCGACTTTTCAGAAGAAAAAAAATGTCCGAAATCCATTGACAATACATTTGTTTTGAATGAAAAAAACAGAATTGCAGCCTCATTATACAGCAAACAAAATCAATTGAAAATGAGTGTTTTCACCAACCAACCAAGTGTGCACATTTATGTGGGTGGTAATTGCTTCGGTCTACTCAAAGGAAAAGAAAATGCCGATTATCATACTCACAGCGGTATTTGCTTTGAAACGCAACATCATCCGGATTCACCAAATCATGCTCATTTTCCTTCTATCGTTCTAAAAAAAGGAGAACAATATTACCATCAAACCATTTTTGCCTTCGAAAACATTTAA
- a CDS encoding glycoside hydrolase family 53 protein, translated as MKKLLLFLPIFLLLINCSDDEKTPENEPIIPEDNFIRASDMSFLPLIESENTTYFNSANQAENALTTLKNAGCNTIRIRLWKNPIDNQSSFNQVKAFALRVKQAGMKVWLSVHYSDTWADPGQQSTPAEWESLSFTNLKNEVISYTETIMTEIQPDIIQIGNEINSGFLWPNGHLIDNESQCLELLSAASAAIRSKSETTKIMLHYAGIGSGSTWFFNKMSPINYDYIGVSYYPIWHGKNLSELTSTINSLGQTHNKKVIVAETSYPFTLGWNDWTNNVVGLEDQIIPAYPATPEGQKNYMLAIKNVIQQTESGIGFAYWGGEWIAFRGDESPNGSSWENQALWDFNNKVLPAIAVFNQD; from the coding sequence ATGAAAAAATTGCTTTTATTCCTTCCAATATTTTTATTATTGATTAATTGTTCCGATGACGAAAAAACACCTGAAAATGAACCCATTATTCCGGAAGACAATTTCATCAGAGCATCAGACATGTCTTTTTTACCATTAATTGAAAGCGAAAACACAACCTATTTCAACAGTGCAAACCAAGCTGAAAATGCGTTAACTACATTAAAAAATGCAGGCTGTAACACGATAAGAATTCGTCTTTGGAAAAACCCAATCGACAATCAATCAAGTTTTAATCAAGTAAAAGCGTTTGCTCTGCGAGTAAAACAAGCCGGAATGAAAGTATGGCTCTCCGTTCATTACTCCGATACGTGGGCAGATCCGGGTCAGCAAAGCACACCTGCAGAATGGGAAAGTCTATCCTTCACAAACCTAAAAAACGAAGTAATCAGCTATACTGAAACCATTATGACCGAAATTCAACCCGATATCATTCAAATCGGAAACGAAATCAACAGTGGTTTTTTATGGCCAAATGGTCACCTCATCGATAATGAAAGTCAATGTTTAGAATTACTTTCTGCAGCAAGTGCTGCTATTAGATCAAAATCAGAAACCACAAAAATAATGCTTCATTACGCCGGAATTGGTAGCGGATCAACTTGGTTTTTCAATAAAATGAGTCCGATTAATTATGATTACATCGGCGTTTCCTACTACCCGATTTGGCACGGAAAAAATCTTTCTGAATTAACTTCCACCATCAACTCCTTAGGACAAACCCATAACAAAAAAGTTATTGTTGCCGAAACATCCTATCCGTTTACATTAGGTTGGAATGATTGGACAAATAATGTGGTGGGATTAGAAGACCAAATTATCCCCGCCTATCCGGCAACACCGGAAGGTCAAAAAAATTATATGCTAGCCATTAAAAATGTAATTCAACAAACCGAAAGCGGTATCGGATTTGCCTATTGGGGTGGAGAATGGATTGCTTTTAGAGGTGATGAATCGCCCAACGGCTCCTCGTGGGAAAACCAAGCCTTATGGGATTTTAACAACAAAGTACTACCGGCAATTGCCGTATTTAACCAAGATTAA
- a CDS encoding glycoside hydrolase family 53 protein, with the protein MRKIVLTIVFVALLSIPKSNAQEFAKGADVSWLPQMEATGYQFYDTDGTKKDALQLLKDRGMNTVRLRVFVNPSNDPQSGHCSKEETVAFALRAQKMGFRIMIDFHYSDSWADPGKQNKPAAWKDLPFDKLADAVYDHTFEVMTALKKANVKTEWVQVGNEIPGGMLWPDGSTDNWVQLGKLLNKGYDAVKAVDKSIKVIVHLDEGDNIQKFRTFYDNATAQKVRYDVIGLSYYPFWVKKDYTETIANLEFNLNDLVKRYNKEVMVVEVGGEDDKIENTKALLEATIKAVKNVPNNKGLGVLYWEPQGARSWSKYNLSAWLPDGKPSPALDAFKD; encoded by the coding sequence ATGAGAAAAATAGTTTTAACAATCGTATTCGTTGCTCTTTTATCAATACCAAAAAGTAACGCTCAGGAATTTGCAAAAGGTGCCGATGTAAGTTGGCTACCCCAAATGGAAGCAACCGGTTATCAATTTTATGATACGGATGGCACTAAAAAAGATGCATTGCAATTATTAAAAGACAGAGGAATGAACACTGTTCGTCTACGTGTTTTTGTCAATCCTTCAAATGATCCACAAAGTGGTCATTGCAGCAAAGAAGAAACCGTTGCTTTTGCATTGAGAGCACAAAAAATGGGTTTCCGAATTATGATCGATTTTCACTATTCAGATTCATGGGCAGATCCCGGCAAACAAAACAAACCTGCCGCTTGGAAAGACCTTCCGTTTGATAAATTGGCTGATGCAGTTTACGATCATACATTTGAGGTAATGACCGCATTAAAAAAAGCCAACGTTAAAACAGAATGGGTGCAAGTGGGCAACGAAATACCGGGCGGAATGCTTTGGCCGGATGGAAGCACTGACAATTGGGTTCAACTAGGCAAATTATTGAACAAAGGCTATGATGCCGTGAAAGCAGTAGACAAATCCATCAAAGTAATAGTGCATTTGGATGAAGGCGATAACATCCAAAAATTCAGAACGTTTTATGACAATGCAACCGCTCAAAAAGTGCGTTATGACGTAATTGGACTTTCCTATTATCCATTTTGGGTAAAAAAAGATTATACCGAAACGATAGCTAATCTAGAATTCAACCTCAACGATTTAGTAAAACGATACAACAAAGAAGTGATGGTAGTGGAAGTTGGTGGCGAAGATGATAAAATCGAAAACACGAAAGCCTTATTAGAAGCTACCATCAAAGCCGTTAAAAATGTACCAAATAACAAAGGCTTAGGCGTTTTATACTGGGAACCACAAGGAGCAAGAAGCTGGAGCAAATACAACTTGAGTGCTTGGCTTCCCGACGGAAAACCTTCACCTGCTTTGGATGCGTTTAAAGACTAA
- a CDS encoding glycoside hydrolase family 2 protein: MKKYLILFITSAVVFSCGKEVINSNRTKTNFGSDWTFTKDSTALNWEKVSIPHTAQIEPLVVNNQWQGDCWYQKKFDVEIVKNEKVFLYFEGVMHEAWVWINGKFVTHHQGGYLPFTVDATDFVQEKNNTIIVKVNNEDNPQIPPGKTLKTLDFNYYGGIYRNVYLLKTNPVYITDAVHANQTNGGGILVHFDKISNEKASGIIKVHVKNETDEPKKIKLGITFSSNNKKTEFTSKEVMIASKSDESIIQNIEIPNPTLWGIEQPDLYEVIVNVISENNTVDSQTIKTGIRKAELKADGFYLNDKKIFINGTNRHQEYPYIGYALSDEANYRDAVKIKNAGFDFVRLSHYPQTEAFLNACDEVGLLVMNCISGWQFVGDEKFIENSYQEIRDFSRRDRNHPSIIFWEVSLNESDIKEPYMKKANEILKAELPYAHVYTAGWIDNPNYDIYIPARQHGKAPDYWNNYEKGNRKIFIAEYGDWEYYAQNAGFNQTAYSNLKEDERTSRQLRGFGEKRLLQQAFNYQEAFNSNLKGKHTIGQANWLMFDYNRGYADDIESSGISDIFRIPKFAHYFYQSQRSPTVKLNDDLVSGPMVYIANYWNEKSSLDITVFSNCDEVALYLNDELIGKQKQTVTAFSEELPHPPFVFKIPAFQKGTLRAEGFLDGKKVGEHTVKSAETPSAIQLTFDESNIKINPEFPDVVFIYASIMDANGTIVSGATNSVEFSIEGENAELIGQNPVTAEAGIATILLRTKNFKKPIKIKAKSANLKETTLELK; the protein is encoded by the coding sequence ATGAAAAAATACCTAATCCTATTCATAACCTCTGCTGTCGTCTTTTCCTGTGGTAAAGAAGTAATCAACTCCAATCGTACAAAAACCAACTTTGGTTCCGATTGGACATTTACTAAAGATTCCACAGCATTAAACTGGGAAAAAGTAAGCATTCCACACACCGCACAAATTGAACCTTTGGTGGTCAACAACCAATGGCAAGGCGATTGTTGGTATCAAAAGAAATTTGATGTTGAAATAGTAAAAAACGAAAAAGTATTCCTCTATTTTGAAGGTGTCATGCACGAAGCCTGGGTGTGGATAAACGGTAAATTCGTAACCCATCACCAAGGCGGCTATTTACCTTTTACAGTGGATGCAACCGATTTTGTTCAAGAAAAAAACAACACAATAATTGTCAAAGTCAACAACGAAGACAATCCGCAAATCCCACCCGGAAAAACCTTAAAAACATTGGATTTTAATTATTATGGCGGAATCTATCGCAATGTCTATTTACTAAAAACCAATCCGGTTTACATCACCGATGCGGTGCATGCCAATCAAACGAATGGTGGTGGAATTTTGGTTCATTTTGATAAAATTTCTAATGAAAAAGCAAGCGGAATCATCAAAGTACATGTAAAAAATGAAACCGATGAACCTAAAAAAATTAAGTTAGGAATTACTTTTTCATCTAACAATAAGAAAACTGAATTCACCTCTAAAGAAGTGATGATTGCTTCAAAATCTGATGAATCCATCATCCAAAACATTGAAATTCCAAATCCCACTTTATGGGGAATTGAACAACCTGATTTGTATGAAGTTATTGTCAATGTAATTTCTGAAAATAATACCGTAGACAGCCAAACCATCAAAACCGGAATCCGAAAAGCAGAACTAAAAGCAGATGGCTTCTATTTAAATGATAAAAAAATATTCATCAACGGAACCAATCGCCATCAGGAATATCCCTACATTGGTTATGCTCTTTCAGACGAAGCCAATTACAGAGATGCTGTAAAAATAAAAAATGCCGGTTTCGATTTTGTTCGTTTGTCACATTATCCGCAAACAGAAGCTTTTTTGAATGCGTGTGACGAAGTAGGACTGTTAGTAATGAATTGTATCTCCGGTTGGCAATTTGTGGGTGATGAAAAATTCATTGAAAACTCCTATCAGGAAATCCGCGATTTTTCAAGAAGAGACAGAAATCATCCAAGTATTATTTTTTGGGAAGTTTCGCTGAACGAAAGTGACATCAAAGAACCCTACATGAAAAAAGCCAATGAAATTTTAAAAGCCGAATTGCCTTATGCTCATGTTTACACTGCTGGTTGGATAGACAATCCGAATTACGACATTTACATACCTGCTCGTCAACACGGAAAAGCTCCCGACTATTGGAACAACTACGAAAAAGGAAACCGCAAAATATTTATTGCCGAATATGGCGATTGGGAATATTATGCTCAAAATGCAGGCTTCAATCAAACCGCCTATTCAAACTTAAAAGAAGACGAACGCACGAGCCGTCAATTGCGTGGTTTTGGCGAAAAACGATTGTTGCAACAAGCCTTCAATTACCAAGAAGCCTTCAATTCAAATTTAAAAGGAAAACATACCATTGGTCAAGCCAATTGGCTAATGTTTGATTATAACCGTGGTTATGCCGATGATATTGAAAGTTCGGGCATCAGCGATATTTTCAGAATACCAAAATTTGCTCATTATTTCTACCAAAGCCAACGTTCGCCAACGGTGAAATTAAACGATGATTTAGTTTCTGGTCCGATGGTCTATATCGCCAATTATTGGAATGAAAAATCAAGTTTAGATATAACAGTTTTTAGCAATTGCGATGAAGTTGCATTGTACTTGAATGATGAATTGATTGGGAAACAAAAACAAACAGTAACAGCATTTTCAGAAGAATTACCTCATCCGCCTTTTGTGTTTAAAATTCCTGCTTTTCAAAAAGGAACGTTACGAGCAGAAGGGTTTTTAGATGGGAAAAAAGTAGGCGAACATACTGTAAAATCGGCAGAAACACCAAGTGCTATTCAATTGACTTTTGATGAATCAAACATAAAAATCAATCCGGAATTTCCTGATGTTGTATTTATTTATGCTTCAATTATGGATGCAAACGGAACCATTGTTTCGGGTGCAACTAATTCAGTAGAATTTTCAATTGAAGGAGAAAATGCCGAGTTAATCGGACAAAATCCGGTTACTGCCGAAGCAGGTATTGCTACGATTTTACTTCGTACAAAAAACTTCAAAAAACCAATTAAAATCAAAGCTAAATCAGCCAACCTGAAAGAAACTACGCTTGAACTGAAATAA
- the galK gene encoding galactokinase, whose product MKKKLISATTEHFKTIFQHEPEAVFLSPGRINIIGEHVDYNDGFVLPAAINKYICFAISKSENDECTVVAKDLNESYQFNWKDEVKPVDKMWVNYMLGVLHQLKERNFSLKGINIVFSSTIPMGAGLSSSAALECGFGYALNKLFKLGLSREEIALIGQKSEHTFVGVKCGIMDQFASVFGKKNKVIKLDCTSLEHEYHSADFKKYSLLLIDSNVKHTHLTSGYNTRREEVEKGLAIIKNRFPLIKTFRDCTETQLNELKEELEETIYKRCHFVINEIRRVNEAVYALDRNNFEELGKLMFETHEGLSKEYEVSCEEVDFLVDFVRNEKQVIGSRMMGGGFGGCSINLVEKGSEETLFVKISEAYLQKFGIQLNHYKVKIAKGTSKVKTKIIK is encoded by the coding sequence ATGAAGAAGAAATTAATTTCCGCTACGACGGAACATTTTAAAACAATTTTCCAACACGAACCGGAAGCAGTTTTTCTTTCTCCGGGAAGAATTAATATTATCGGTGAACATGTGGATTATAATGATGGTTTTGTGTTACCGGCTGCCATCAACAAATACATTTGCTTTGCCATTTCAAAATCGGAAAATGATGAATGTACGGTGGTGGCCAAAGATTTGAATGAATCCTATCAGTTCAACTGGAAAGACGAAGTAAAACCCGTTGACAAAATGTGGGTCAACTACATGTTAGGGGTTTTGCATCAACTCAAAGAACGCAACTTTTCATTAAAAGGAATTAACATTGTGTTTAGCAGTACTATTCCAATGGGAGCAGGACTTTCATCGTCAGCAGCCTTAGAATGCGGATTTGGTTATGCGTTGAATAAACTATTCAAATTAGGCTTATCACGAGAAGAAATTGCCTTGATTGGTCAAAAATCAGAACATACTTTTGTAGGTGTAAAATGCGGCATCATGGATCAATTTGCCAGTGTGTTTGGCAAAAAAAACAAAGTCATCAAGTTAGATTGCACTTCATTAGAACATGAATACCATTCAGCAGATTTTAAAAAATATTCCTTACTTTTAATCGACAGTAACGTAAAACATACGCACCTTACCTCAGGCTACAACACCCGAAGAGAAGAAGTGGAAAAAGGGTTAGCGATTATAAAAAATCGATTTCCACTCATTAAAACATTCAGAGATTGCACAGAAACTCAATTGAATGAATTGAAAGAAGAATTAGAGGAAACGATTTATAAACGTTGCCATTTTGTGATAAATGAAATTCGAAGAGTGAATGAAGCGGTGTATGCCTTAGACCGAAATAATTTTGAAGAACTGGGTAAACTAATGTTTGAAACACACGAAGGCTTATCGAAAGAATACGAAGTAAGTTGCGAAGAAGTCGATTTTTTAGTTGATTTTGTTAGAAACGAAAAGCAAGTAATCGGTTCACGAATGATGGGTGGCGGTTTTGGTGGTTGCTCAATCAACTTAGTTGAAAAAGGTAGCGAAGAAACACTATTTGTAAAAATTTCAGAAGCTTATTTACAAAAATTCGGCATACAGTTGAATCATTACAAAGTAAAAATTGCCAAAGGAACTTCTAAAGTTAAAACGAAAATAATTAAATAA
- a CDS encoding UDP-glucose--hexose-1-phosphate uridylyltransferase, which produces MQQFNTNEHPHRRYNPLLDEWILVSPHRTKRPWQGQKETHSTESLPEYDPTCYLCPGNERSNGTKNPEYTDCYVFENDFSALLNEEVEQNSASTSPLFKLKPERGINKVVCFSPKHNLTIPEMEIGDIEKVIQTWKEQYIELGNYDFINHVQIFENKGAVMGCSNPHPHGQIWAQSSLPTQVEKTQKNLEKYYEQNKVSLLKDYLDEELKSKERLVYENNHFAVVVPFWATWPYETMIISKRHFGTIIAMTKEETVAFAEILKTITVKYDNLFETSFPYSSGIHQAPTDRLAHPEWHFHMHFYPPLLRSATVKKFMVGYEMLGEAQRDISPEKSAAVLRELPTLHYKLK; this is translated from the coding sequence ATGCAACAATTCAACACCAACGAACATCCACACCGCCGTTATAACCCACTTTTGGATGAATGGATTTTGGTTTCTCCCCATAGAACGAAACGTCCGTGGCAAGGTCAAAAAGAAACTCATTCTACCGAATCGCTTCCGGAATATGATCCAACGTGTTATTTGTGTCCGGGAAATGAACGCTCTAACGGAACTAAAAACCCCGAATACACCGATTGCTATGTGTTTGAAAACGATTTTTCGGCTTTATTAAACGAAGAAGTTGAACAAAATTCTGCATCTACTTCTCCCCTTTTTAAACTCAAACCGGAACGTGGAATTAACAAAGTGGTTTGTTTTTCACCCAAGCACAATTTGACTATTCCTGAGATGGAAATCGGTGACATTGAAAAAGTCATTCAAACGTGGAAAGAACAATATATAGAGTTAGGCAATTACGATTTCATCAACCACGTACAAATTTTCGAAAACAAAGGTGCAGTCATGGGTTGCAGTAATCCGCATCCGCACGGACAAATTTGGGCTCAATCGTCCTTACCAACCCAAGTGGAAAAAACGCAAAAAAATCTTGAAAAATATTACGAACAAAATAAAGTAAGTCTTTTAAAGGATTATTTAGACGAAGAATTAAAATCAAAAGAACGGTTGGTGTATGAAAACAATCATTTTGCTGTGGTCGTTCCGTTTTGGGCAACATGGCCCTATGAAACAATGATAATCAGCAAAAGACATTTCGGAACCATCATTGCCATGACCAAGGAGGAAACAGTGGCATTTGCCGAAATTTTAAAAACGATTACTGTTAAATATGACAATCTTTTTGAAACTTCTTTCCCCTACTCGTCCGGTATTCATCAAGCACCAACGGATCGTTTAGCTCATCCGGAATGGCATTTTCACATGCATTTTTATCCGCCTTTATTACGAAGTGCAACGGTAAAAAAATTCATGGTGGGCTATGAAATGCTAGGCGAAGCTCAACGAGACATTTCACCGGAAAAAAGTGCAGCTGTTTTACGTGAATTACCTACCTTGCATTATAAATTAAAATAA
- a CDS encoding sodium/sugar symporter, with product MNTGFETLDYVVFVCYAILILGVGLWMSRDKKGHQKNAEDYFLASKSLPWWAIGTSLIAANISAEQFIGMSGSGFAVGLAISSYEWMAAITLIIVGKYFLPIFIEKGIYTIPEFVEKRFSTNLKTILAVFWVALYVFVNITSVLYLGALAMNTVMGVDMMWAIIGLSLFAAAYSLYGGLASIAWTDSIQVVFLVFGGLATTYLALNTVSNGEGMVEGLGIIYDKAPSKFSMILDESNPEYLNLPGIGVLIGGLWVANLYYWGFNQYIIQRALAAKSLKEAQKGILLAAFLKLLIPFIVVIPGIAAYVIVNDPEMLARLGADGLINIPSDGAADKAYPWLIQFLPTGLKGLAFVALTAAIVSSLASMLNSTSTIFTMDIYKQYINKNSDDKNTVKVGRITAAVALTIGAIVAPLLGGINQAFQFIQEYTGVVSPGILAIFVLGLFWKKTTNKAAIWGALLSIPIAMFFKIGPKGWAAGTSLEGIFPSVPFLDQMGYTTLLTMAIIALISWFQNKGVDDSKGFELRRETFKTTSTFNISAFAVMIVLVFLYAFFWK from the coding sequence ATGAATACAGGTTTTGAAACATTAGATTACGTTGTTTTTGTATGCTATGCTATCTTAATTTTAGGAGTCGGACTTTGGATGTCTCGCGATAAAAAAGGGCATCAAAAAAATGCAGAGGATTATTTCTTAGCCAGCAAATCATTACCGTGGTGGGCAATTGGAACTTCGTTGATTGCTGCTAATATCTCTGCCGAGCAATTCATTGGAATGTCAGGTTCAGGTTTTGCAGTAGGTTTAGCGATTTCTTCGTATGAATGGATGGCGGCCATTACGTTAATCATTGTGGGAAAATATTTTCTTCCCATTTTTATTGAAAAAGGAATTTATACCATTCCGGAATTTGTGGAAAAACGATTTTCTACCAATTTAAAAACCATTTTAGCTGTATTTTGGGTGGCGTTGTATGTGTTTGTCAACATTACTTCTGTGTTATATTTAGGTGCTTTGGCGATGAATACCGTGATGGGTGTAGATATGATGTGGGCGATTATCGGATTGTCATTATTTGCAGCAGCTTATTCGCTATATGGTGGATTAGCTTCAATTGCTTGGACCGATTCCATTCAAGTGGTTTTCTTGGTTTTTGGTGGTTTAGCCACAACGTATTTGGCATTAAACACGGTCTCAAACGGAGAAGGAATGGTAGAAGGATTGGGAATTATATACGATAAAGCACCGTCAAAATTTTCGATGATTTTGGATGAATCAAATCCCGAATACCTGAATTTACCGGGAATTGGCGTTTTAATTGGCGGACTTTGGGTGGCGAATTTATACTATTGGGGATTCAATCAATACATCATTCAACGAGCATTAGCTGCAAAATCATTAAAAGAAGCTCAAAAAGGAATTTTATTGGCGGCTTTTCTAAAATTATTAATTCCATTCATCGTAGTAATTCCGGGAATTGCGGCGTATGTAATTGTAAATGATCCTGAAATGTTAGCTCGTTTAGGAGCAGATGGTTTAATCAATATTCCGAGTGATGGTGCGGCTGATAAAGCTTATCCTTGGCTAATTCAGTTTTTACCAACCGGACTTAAAGGATTGGCTTTTGTGGCATTAACAGCGGCAATTGTGTCTTCTTTGGCTTCGATGCTGAATTCTACTTCAACCATTTTCACGATGGACATTTACAAACAATACATCAATAAAAACTCAGACGATAAAAACACAGTAAAAGTAGGACGAATTACGGCTGCTGTTGCTTTGACAATAGGTGCAATTGTTGCTCCATTATTAGGCGGAATCAATCAGGCATTCCAATTTATTCAAGAATATACCGGTGTGGTGAGTCCGGGTATTTTAGCCATTTTTGTATTAGGTCTGTTTTGGAAAAAAACCACAAACAAAGCAGCAATTTGGGGAGCATTACTCTCTATTCCAATTGCGATGTTCTTTAAAATTGGTCCGAAAGGATGGGCAGCCGGAACTTCACTAGAAGGCATTTTCCCAAGTGTTCCTTTCTTAGATCAAATGGGCTATACAACCTTACTCACAATGGCAATTATCGCCTTAATCAGCTGGTTTCAGAACAAAGGTGTTGATGACAGCAAAGGATTTGAATTGCGAAGAGAAACATTCAAAACAACTTCAACTTTCAACATTAGTGCTTTCGCGGTAATGATTGTGTTGGTCTTCTTGTATGCGTTCTTTTGGAAATAA